One window of the Planktothrix sp. FACHB-1365 genome contains the following:
- a CDS encoding Hpt domain-containing protein, producing the protein MPTNQDQKIFAIFMEEAEERLETLQTGLTELPAIMADADRERVTAIYRAAHSIKGAAAMLMDKMPSLTSINKVSKRLEDCFKMVKDTPLKIDATTQTLYTKGFEVLKNLIDRAASPAGLSEEMGEKILQASLPLYDKLENNLKGLMSGKAPAATAQTAPATETPGVANAVNQVMTVLKPMLQGFKQAESPESRKQLAGLCARLTKIGVGIEPWQTLVKTAHGAIANPKNSFKVLANPIINELKQGAELLQAGKANTIAPSAALSTLAGAKAAAKPASGEITIPADPKEVVKVLLKTFNKQQLQAIAQLLIKHVKS; encoded by the coding sequence GTGCCAACAAACCAAGACCAAAAGATCTTTGCTATCTTCATGGAAGAAGCTGAGGAGCGTCTTGAAACCCTGCAAACGGGGCTAACAGAGCTACCTGCAATTATGGCTGATGCTGACCGGGAGCGTGTAACGGCCATCTATCGGGCTGCCCACTCCATTAAAGGAGCCGCCGCGATGTTGATGGACAAGATGCCCAGTCTCACCAGCATTAATAAGGTGTCCAAGCGCTTAGAAGATTGTTTTAAGATGGTGAAGGACACGCCACTTAAAATTGATGCGACAACCCAAACCCTCTATACTAAAGGGTTTGAAGTGCTGAAGAATTTAATTGATCGTGCGGCAAGTCCAGCAGGACTTTCAGAAGAAATGGGGGAGAAAATTCTACAAGCGTCCCTTCCCCTTTATGATAAGTTGGAAAATAACTTAAAAGGCTTGATGAGTGGTAAAGCACCCGCAGCAACAGCCCAAACAGCACCCGCGACCGAAACACCTGGGGTTGCTAATGCTGTCAATCAAGTTATGACGGTTCTTAAACCGATGTTGCAGGGATTTAAACAAGCAGAATCTCCAGAATCTCGTAAACAATTGGCGGGTTTGTGCGCTCGATTAACGAAAATTGGAGTCGGAATTGAACCTTGGCAAACCTTAGTTAAAACGGCTCATGGTGCGATCGCTAATCCTAAAAATTCTTTTAAAGTTTTAGCGAATCCCATTATTAACGAGTTAAAGCAAGGAGCCGAACTCTTACAAGCTGGAAAAGCAAACACAATTGCTCCGAGTGCAGCGTTATCAACCTTAGCGGGAGCCAAAGCAGCCGCTAAACCTGCCTCTGGAGAAATTACAATTCCGGCTGATCCGAAAGAGGTGGTTAAAGTTCTCTTGAAAACGTTTAATAAACAACAATTACAAGCGATCGCTCAATTGTTAATTAAACACGTTAAATCCTAA
- a CDS encoding MOSC domain-containing protein: protein MNLLELFIYPIKSCGRIALNQAEVTLKGLAGDREFMWVDESGQFVTQRTYPQLTKIQVQRLENQIELSVDDQEIEPFKLQPTLTGTSKTVQVWRDQTVAIDQGDAVADWLQYALKQDQQPYFRLMRQSPDFIRPVDPNYAVNPNNQVSFADGYPCLLTNTASLAELNRKLKETYSTSSPEIPMNRFRPNIVIDTNQPFIEDDWKTILIGEVYFDLVKPCSRCIVTTTNQKSGERNELKEPLKTLATFRQQPRGVMFGFNMIPRNTGIIQVGDSVKVVETH, encoded by the coding sequence ATGAATCTGCTAGAACTTTTTATCTATCCGATTAAATCCTGTGGCAGAATTGCCCTAAACCAAGCTGAAGTTACACTCAAAGGGTTAGCAGGGGATCGAGAATTTATGTGGGTTGATGAATCCGGTCAGTTTGTTACCCAGAGAACCTATCCCCAATTAACTAAAATTCAAGTTCAACGATTAGAGAATCAGATTGAATTATCTGTTGACGATCAAGAAATTGAACCCTTTAAACTTCAACCAACATTAACAGGAACTTCCAAAACGGTACAAGTATGGCGGGATCAAACCGTTGCGATTGATCAAGGAGATGCTGTTGCAGATTGGTTACAATACGCTTTAAAACAAGATCAACAACCTTATTTTCGGTTAATGCGACAATCTCCTGATTTTATTCGACCTGTTGATCCAAATTATGCCGTTAATCCTAATAATCAAGTCAGTTTTGCCGATGGTTATCCTTGTTTATTAACGAATACGGCTTCTTTAGCAGAATTGAATCGAAAACTCAAAGAAACCTATTCAACATCATCACCAGAAATTCCGATGAATCGATTTAGACCTAATATCGTGATTGATACCAATCAACCTTTTATTGAAGATGATTGGAAAACAATTTTAATTGGAGAGGTTTATTTTGATTTAGTCAAACCTTGTAGCCGTTGTATTGTAACAACAACCAATCAAAAAAGTGGGGAACGCAATGAGTTAAAAGAACCATTGAAAACCTTAGCGACCTTTCGACAACAGCCACGCGGAGTCATGTTTGGTTTTAATATGATTCCTCGAAATACCGGAATAATTCAAGTCGGTGATTCTGTTAAGGTCGTTGAAACCCATTGA
- the radC gene encoding DNA repair protein RadC, which translates to MTYSLRIADLPSDERPRERLMAIGSRNLATAELIAILLGTGQGKGKLSAVGLGQYVLNQLSQHQRDPLSVLRDIGVHELTQIHGIGTAKATTILAAVELGKRVFQSKPPDLAIIETPQAAADALSHDLMWQPQERFAVLLLDVKHRLLGTQVITIGSATETIAHPRDIFREVLKSGATRAILAHNHPSGNVEPSSEDINLTRQLLQGAQFLSIPLLDHIILGNGNFLSLRSTTSLWEEYPQME; encoded by the coding sequence ATGACCTATAGCCTCAGAATTGCTGATTTGCCCAGTGATGAGCGTCCCCGTGAACGACTAATGGCCATTGGCTCCAGAAATTTAGCCACGGCTGAATTGATTGCAATTCTGTTGGGAACGGGTCAGGGAAAGGGAAAATTATCGGCGGTAGGTTTAGGACAATATGTGTTAAACCAGTTAAGTCAGCATCAACGAGATCCCTTGTCGGTACTACGGGATATTGGGGTTCACGAATTAACTCAAATTCATGGCATCGGGACGGCAAAAGCCACGACTATTTTAGCGGCGGTGGAATTAGGAAAACGGGTTTTTCAGTCTAAACCGCCTGATTTAGCCATCATTGAAACTCCCCAAGCGGCGGCGGATGCGTTAAGTCATGATTTAATGTGGCAACCCCAGGAACGATTTGCGGTGTTGTTGTTAGACGTGAAACATCGCCTTTTAGGAACTCAAGTGATTACCATTGGTAGTGCAACGGAAACTATCGCCCATCCCCGTGATATTTTTAGAGAAGTCTTGAAAAGTGGCGCAACACGGGCAATTTTGGCACATAATCATCCGTCGGGGAATGTAGAACCCAGTTCAGAAGATATTAATTTAACTCGTCAACTCTTGCAGGGGGCGCAATTTTTATCGATTCCACTTTTAGATCATATTATTTTAGGAAATGGTAATTTCCTAAGTTTGCGCTCTACAACTTCCTTATGGGAAGAATATCCCCAAATGGAATAG
- the gcvP gene encoding aminomethyl-transferring glycine dehydrogenase translates to MLEITSPANTQTETMSSSVATDNGKYPQTTGQEGFVQRHLGPNVDEIQQMLKLLGVSSLEDLIDQTIPSTIRLNQSLKLPEALSEYAALNQLKAIASQNKVYRSFIGMGYSDCITPGVIQRNILENPGWYTAYTPYQAEIAQGRLEALLNFQTLIIDLTGLEIANASLLDEATAAAEAMSLSYAVSKTKANSFFVSQDCHPQTLDVVKTRAIPLGIDIIIGDHRTFDFNTPIFGCLLQYPASDGSIYDYRNFIETAHQHNALVTVAADILSLTLLTPPGEFGADIAVGSTQRLGVPLGYGGPHAAYFATKEAYKRNVPGRMVGISKDSQGNPALRLALQTREQHIRRDKATSNICTAQVLLAVIASLYAVYHGPSGLQQIAQTIHQLTLTLAEGLKRLGYSMGTEPFFDTIKVELGEKSLTEILSAAEAKEINIRIIDEHTVGISLDETTTLQDVIDLWSIFAGSELPFTIEEMLKASDHLTPFTRQSAYLTHPVFNSYHSETELLRYIHRLETKDLSLNTSMIPLGSCTMKLNATAEMIPVTWPEFGKLHPFAPKSQTQGYQILFEQLENWLAEITGFAGISLQPNAGSQGEYAGLLVIRQYHENRGELHRNICLIPESAHGTNPASAVMCGFKVVPVVCDNQGNIDIADLQAKAEKHRDNLAVLMITYPSTHGVFETGIQEICNIIHANGGQVYMDGANMNAQVGLCRPGDFGADVCHLNLHKTFCIPHGGGGPGMGPIGVASHLVPFLPGHAVVKLEGNKHIGAVSAAPWGSASILVISWMYIAMMGAKGLTEATKVAILNANYIARRLDEYYPILYKGNQGFVAHECILDLRSVKKSAAIEVDDIAKRLMDYGFHAPTVSWPVAGTMMVEPTESESKAELDRFCDAMIAIRQEISEIESGVMDATNNVLKNAPHTAASLICGEWNHPYSREQAAYPAPWTKEHKFWPSVGRIDNAFGDRNFVCSCLPMDAYQ, encoded by the coding sequence ATGTTAGAGATTACTTCCCCAGCAAACACCCAGACTGAAACGATGTCATCTTCTGTGGCTACGGATAACGGAAAATACCCACAAACTACGGGACAAGAGGGGTTTGTTCAACGACATTTAGGCCCCAATGTTGATGAAATTCAACAAATGTTAAAATTATTGGGGGTTTCTAGTTTAGAGGATTTAATTGATCAAACCATTCCCTCAACAATTCGCCTCAATCAAAGCTTAAAATTACCCGAAGCTTTAAGTGAATATGCAGCCCTAAACCAATTAAAAGCGATCGCTTCTCAAAATAAAGTTTATCGTTCTTTTATTGGCATGGGTTATTCTGATTGTATCACACCCGGTGTGATTCAACGCAATATATTAGAAAACCCCGGTTGGTATACGGCTTATACTCCCTATCAAGCGGAAATTGCCCAAGGTCGTTTAGAAGCTTTACTGAATTTTCAAACCCTAATTATTGACTTAACCGGATTAGAAATTGCGAATGCTTCTTTATTAGATGAAGCAACGGCGGCTGCGGAAGCCATGAGTTTGAGTTATGCGGTTTCTAAAACCAAAGCTAACAGCTTTTTTGTTTCTCAAGATTGTCATCCTCAAACCCTTGATGTCGTCAAAACCCGTGCAATTCCATTAGGCATTGATATTATTATTGGAGATCACCGCACCTTTGATTTTAATACTCCAATTTTTGGCTGTTTGCTGCAATATCCAGCGAGTGATGGGTCAATTTATGACTATCGTAATTTTATTGAAACGGCCCATCAACACAATGCTTTAGTTACAGTGGCGGCGGATATTTTAAGTTTAACGCTGTTAACTCCTCCGGGGGAATTCGGAGCAGATATTGCAGTCGGAAGTACCCAACGCTTAGGCGTTCCCCTGGGTTATGGTGGCCCCCATGCAGCTTATTTTGCCACTAAAGAAGCCTATAAACGCAACGTTCCAGGGCGGATGGTCGGTATTTCTAAAGATTCTCAAGGAAACCCTGCTTTGCGGTTAGCTTTACAAACCCGTGAACAACATATTCGCCGTGATAAAGCCACCAGTAATATTTGTACAGCACAAGTATTATTAGCGGTGATTGCAAGTTTATATGCGGTCTATCATGGGCCGTCTGGACTTCAACAAATTGCCCAAACTATTCATCAATTAACTCTAACCTTAGCAGAAGGGTTAAAACGTTTAGGCTATTCAATGGGAACAGAACCCTTTTTTGATACGATTAAAGTAGAATTAGGGGAAAAATCCTTAACGGAAATTCTGTCAGCAGCCGAAGCGAAAGAAATTAACATCCGCATCATTGATGAGCATACAGTTGGGATTAGTTTAGATGAAACCACAACCCTGCAAGATGTGATTGATTTGTGGTCAATCTTTGCAGGGTCTGAGTTACCTTTTACCATTGAAGAGATGTTAAAAGCCTCAGATCATCTTACCCCCTTTACTCGTCAATCTGCCTATTTAACCCATCCCGTTTTTAACAGTTACCATTCAGAAACGGAACTTTTGCGTTATATTCATCGCTTAGAAACCAAGGATTTATCGTTAAATACCTCAATGATTCCTTTGGGTTCCTGTACGATGAAATTAAACGCAACCGCCGAAATGATTCCGGTGACTTGGCCAGAATTTGGAAAACTTCATCCTTTCGCCCCAAAATCCCAAACCCAAGGTTATCAAATTCTGTTTGAACAGTTAGAAAATTGGTTGGCTGAAATTACAGGATTTGCAGGGATTTCATTACAACCGAATGCGGGTTCTCAAGGAGAATATGCCGGATTATTAGTAATTCGTCAATATCATGAAAATCGAGGAGAACTTCACCGGAATATTTGTTTAATTCCTGAATCTGCTCATGGAACAAACCCTGCTAGTGCTGTCATGTGCGGGTTTAAAGTTGTTCCGGTTGTCTGTGATAACCAAGGCAATATTGATATTGCTGACTTGCAAGCTAAAGCTGAAAAACATCGAGATAATTTAGCGGTATTAATGATAACTTATCCCTCAACTCACGGTGTATTTGAAACCGGAATTCAAGAGATTTGTAATATCATTCATGCCAATGGTGGACAAGTTTATATGGATGGGGCAAATATGAACGCCCAAGTGGGGTTATGTCGTCCAGGGGATTTTGGGGCCGATGTCTGCCACCTAAACCTGCATAAAACCTTCTGTATTCCTCACGGGGGCGGTGGGCCAGGAATGGGGCCCATTGGAGTTGCGTCTCATTTGGTTCCCTTTCTTCCCGGTCATGCGGTGGTGAAATTAGAAGGAAATAAACACATTGGGGCCGTTTCCGCCGCACCTTGGGGAAGTGCGAGTATTCTGGTGATTTCTTGGATGTATATTGCCATGATGGGGGCAAAAGGATTAACAGAAGCGACAAAAGTGGCAATTTTAAATGCTAATTATATTGCCCGTCGTTTAGATGAATATTACCCGATTTTGTACAAAGGAAATCAGGGATTTGTTGCCCATGAATGTATTTTAGATTTGCGTTCTGTGAAGAAATCCGCAGCCATTGAAGTTGATGATATTGCCAAGCGTTTAATGGATTATGGATTTCATGCGCCAACGGTTTCTTGGCCTGTGGCAGGAACGATGATGGTAGAACCGACTGAAAGCGAATCTAAAGCAGAATTAGACCGATTTTGTGATGCTATGATTGCCATTCGTCAGGAGATTTCTGAAATTGAATCTGGGGTTATGGATGCCACAAATAATGTGTTAAAAAATGCTCCCCATACCGCAGCATCATTAATTTGTGGTGAATGGAATCATCCCTATTCCCGTGAACAAGCAGCTTATCCTGCACCCTGGACAAAAGAGCATAAATTCTGGCCGTCTGTGGGACGCATTGATAATGCTTTTGGCGATCGCAATTTCGTTTGTTCTTGTTTGCCCATGGACGCTTATCAATAA